In one Fusarium falciforme chromosome 5, complete sequence genomic region, the following are encoded:
- a CDS encoding ELYS domain-containing protein, which translates to MFDYANIHHVFSSEATNPYDRKTQSDIEACRKSFDGALFIDRVLRAVGITKAKIYPPKTDNALKQLHQQICEANMSMHHKYSIFYYILLDFDQTSEHESVSEAFVEESGMPKKYEIFMKGLWYLDRHDFSRALEYISHPSLIPDFADDIITVLVRRASDKDFSIALSYFYAVQPILKTSAALELLFDAMAQTNVSEALFYSRTHPPHTRELLFRKLVGAVLDYQGEDYADRAAELAFLPFDTAEEGWFEEYLLRGDGKTHKKAKDTLLIRKITCDQFSDVSKVRQGGHWSGILEGIKGGISGHAE; encoded by the exons ATGTTCGACTACGCCAATATCCACCATGTGTTCTCCTCTGAGGCGACGAACCCATACGATCGCAAGACCCAATCCGACATCGAGGCTTGTCGCAAAAGCTTCGATGGCGCACTCTTCATCGACCGTGTTTTGAGGGCTGTGGGAATCACCAAGG CCAAGATCTACCCTCCCAAGACCGACAATGCACTGAAGCAATTGCATCAACAAATCTGCGAAGCCAACATGTCTATGCATCACAAATACTCCATCTTCTACTacatcctcctcgacttTGACCAAACCTCGGAACACGAGAGCGTCTCGGAGGCCTTTGTAGAGGAATCTGGAATGCCCAAGAAGTACGAAATCTTCATGAAGGGCCTGTGGTATCTTGACAGACACGACTTCTCT CGAGCCCTTGAATATATCTCGCACCCTTCACTCATCCCAGACTTTgccgacgacatcatcaccgTCCTCGTCCGCCGCGCCTCCGATAAAGACTTCAGTATCGCACTCTCCTACTTCTACGCGGTGCAGCCTATCCTGAAGACCTCGGCCGCTCTCGAGTTGCTCTTCGATGCCATGGCTCAAACAAACGTCTCTGAAGCGCTCTTCTACTCTCGAACACATCCTCCTCACACCCGTGAGCTTCTGTTCCGAAAACTTGTGGGCGCTGTTCTGGACTATCAGGGCGAAGACTACGCAGACCGGGCCGCCGAGCTTGCGTTCCTCCCCTTCGACACCGCCGAAGAGGGATGGTTCGAAGAGTACCTGCTCAGGGGCGATGGAAAGACACACAAGAAGGCCAAAGATACTCTTCTCATTCGAAAGATCACCTGTGATCAGTTCTCTGATGTGTCCAAGGTTCGGCAAGGTGGACACTGGTCCGGCATTCTTGAAGGCATCAAGGGAGGGATCAGTGGACATGCAGAGTAG